The proteins below come from a single Staphylococcus sp. MI 10-1553 genomic window:
- a CDS encoding glycerol-3-phosphate dehydrogenase/oxidase has product MRLSTLKRDAVKKRMQNEAYDLIVIGGGITGAGIALDATARGMKVALVEMQDFAQGTSSRSTKLVHGGLRYLKQLQVGVVAETGKERAIVYENGPHVTTPEWMLLPMHKGGTFGKFSTSIGLAMYDRLAGVKKSERKKMLSKKETSAKEPLVKQDGLKGGGYYVEYRTDDARLTIEVMKKAAEQGADIMNYAKVTNFLYDNKEKVNGVAVVDRLGNETFEIKGKKVVNATGPWVDEVRSADYSKNNKQLRLTKGVHVVIDQSKFPLRQAVYFDTEKDGRMIFAIPREGKAYVGTTDTFYNNDKSKPLVNQEDRDYLVDAINYMFPTVHITDADIESTWAGVRPLIFEEGKDPSEISRKDEIWEGKSGLLTIAGGKLTGYRHMALEIVDLVEKRLKQEYKLKFKEVDTKHIPISGGDVGGSANFEQFVEDKVAAAKAMNLDTDLARRLATKYGSNVDDLFAIAQAAQHQNTGLPLELYVELVYGVQNELVVKPTDFLVRRIGALYFDINTVLRHKDTVVDVLADLLGYDVNIKAVYKQELEEAIQEARHGQHQPAEK; this is encoded by the coding sequence ATGAGATTATCAACTTTGAAAAGAGATGCGGTTAAAAAACGTATGCAAAATGAAGCGTATGACCTGATTGTTATCGGGGGCGGCATTACAGGTGCAGGTATCGCTTTAGACGCAACTGCTAGAGGTATGAAAGTTGCATTAGTGGAAATGCAAGACTTTGCACAAGGTACAAGTTCACGTTCAACAAAATTAGTACACGGTGGACTTCGTTATTTAAAACAATTACAAGTCGGCGTCGTAGCTGAAACAGGTAAAGAACGTGCCATTGTATATGAAAATGGACCACACGTGACGACACCTGAATGGATGTTATTACCGATGCATAAAGGCGGTACATTCGGTAAGTTCTCAACTTCTATCGGTTTAGCAATGTATGACCGTTTAGCAGGTGTTAAAAAATCTGAACGTAAAAAAATGTTGAGCAAAAAAGAAACTTCTGCTAAAGAACCACTCGTGAAACAAGACGGCTTAAAAGGTGGCGGTTACTATGTGGAGTACCGTACTGATGATGCACGTTTAACAATCGAAGTCATGAAAAAAGCGGCAGAACAAGGCGCTGACATTATGAACTACGCGAAAGTGACAAACTTCTTATATGACAATAAAGAAAAAGTAAACGGTGTTGCTGTCGTGGATCGCCTTGGTAACGAAACGTTCGAAATTAAAGGTAAAAAAGTCGTTAACGCAACAGGTCCTTGGGTAGACGAAGTGCGTAGTGCAGACTACTCTAAAAACAACAAACAATTACGTTTAACTAAAGGGGTTCACGTTGTTATCGACCAATCTAAATTCCCATTACGTCAAGCTGTGTACTTTGATACAGAAAAAGACGGTCGTATGATTTTTGCGATTCCACGTGAAGGCAAAGCATATGTAGGAACAACTGACACATTCTATAACAACGATAAATCAAAACCACTTGTAAACCAAGAAGACCGTGATTACTTAGTGGATGCAATCAACTACATGTTTCCAACAGTTCATATTACAGATGCAGATATCGAATCAACTTGGGCTGGGGTACGTCCACTTATTTTTGAAGAAGGTAAAGACCCTTCAGAAATTTCACGTAAAGACGAAATTTGGGAAGGTAAATCAGGCTTGCTTACAATTGCTGGTGGTAAATTGACAGGTTACCGTCACATGGCGCTTGAAATTGTGGATTTAGTTGAAAAACGTCTTAAACAAGAATACAAATTAAAATTTAAAGAAGTTGACACGAAACACATTCCAATTTCTGGTGGAGATGTAGGTGGTAGTGCAAACTTCGAACAATTTGTTGAAGATAAAGTTGCAGCAGCAAAAGCAATGAACTTAGATACAGACTTAGCGCGTCGTCTTGCTACTAAATATGGTTCAAACGTAGATGATTTGTTCGCCATTGCACAAGCAGCACAACATCAAAATACAGGTCTACCATTAGAACTTTATGTTGAATTAGTTTATGGTGTACAAAATGAATTAGTCGTTAAACCAACTGACTTCTTAGTACGTCGTATCGGTGCATTATACTTCGATATCAATACAGTGCTTCGTCATAAAGACACTGTTGTTGATGTATTGGCTGACTTACTTGGTTACGATGTCAACATTAAAGCTGTCTACAAACAAGAATTAGAAGAAGCGATTCAAGAAGCGAGACACGGTCAACATCAACCGGCTGAAAAATAA
- the glpK gene encoding glycerol kinase GlpK produces the protein MGNYILSIDQGTTSSRAILFNEEGEIVGVAQREFKQHFPKSGWVEHDANEIWSSVLSVMASVMTENNVSANEIKGIGITNQRETTVVWDKETGRPIYNAIVWQSRQTQPICDALKQEGHEQTFRDKTGLLLDPYFSGTKVKWILDKVDGAREKAAKGEILFGTIDTWLVWKLSGGRAHVTDYSNASRTLMYNIHELKWDDELLELLDVPKAMLPEVKPSSEIYCETIDYHFFGQNVPIAGIAGDQQAALFGQACFERGDVKNTYGTGGFMLMNTGEEAVKSGNGLLTTIAYGIDGKVNYALEGSIFVSGSAIQWLRDGLRMINSAPQSEDYAKRVDSTEGVYVVPAFVGLGTPYWDSDARGAIFGLTRGTEKEHFIRATLESLCYQTRDVIEAMAQDSGIEVNSLRVDGGAVKNNFLMQFQSDLLNIEVERPEINETTALGAAYLAGIATGFWKDKSEIQRHWKLEKSFEPEMDQKESNRLYKGWKKAVEATQVFKLDE, from the coding sequence ATGGGAAATTACATCTTATCTATTGACCAAGGTACAACAAGCTCAAGAGCGATTCTATTTAATGAGGAAGGGGAAATCGTCGGTGTAGCACAACGTGAATTTAAACAACATTTCCCAAAATCAGGTTGGGTAGAACACGATGCGAATGAAATTTGGTCATCAGTCTTATCAGTCATGGCATCCGTGATGACTGAAAACAACGTATCTGCAAATGAAATTAAAGGGATCGGTATTACCAACCAACGTGAAACAACGGTGGTTTGGGATAAAGAAACAGGTCGTCCGATTTATAACGCAATCGTATGGCAATCTCGTCAAACGCAACCGATTTGTGACGCTTTAAAACAAGAAGGTCATGAACAAACATTTAGAGATAAAACAGGTTTATTACTCGATCCATACTTCTCAGGAACAAAAGTTAAATGGATTCTTGACAAAGTTGACGGTGCACGTGAAAAAGCTGCAAAAGGCGAGATTTTATTCGGTACAATCGATACCTGGCTTGTTTGGAAGTTATCAGGTGGTCGTGCGCATGTGACAGACTATTCTAATGCGAGTCGTACGTTAATGTACAACATCCATGAATTAAAATGGGATGACGAATTACTTGAATTATTAGATGTCCCTAAAGCGATGTTACCTGAAGTCAAACCATCAAGTGAAATTTATTGTGAAACGATTGATTATCACTTCTTCGGTCAAAACGTACCGATTGCTGGTATTGCAGGTGACCAACAAGCTGCATTATTCGGCCAAGCATGTTTCGAACGTGGTGACGTGAAAAACACTTATGGTACAGGTGGCTTTATGTTAATGAACACAGGTGAAGAAGCGGTTAAATCTGGTAACGGTTTATTAACAACAATTGCTTACGGTATCGATGGTAAAGTGAACTATGCGCTTGAAGGTTCAATCTTCGTATCAGGTTCTGCGATTCAATGGTTAAGAGATGGTCTCCGTATGATTAACTCAGCACCTCAATCAGAAGACTATGCGAAACGTGTCGATTCAACTGAAGGTGTGTATGTGGTACCTGCATTTGTTGGTCTAGGTACACCATATTGGGATTCTGATGCACGTGGCGCTATTTTCGGTTTGACACGTGGTACTGAAAAAGAACACTTTATCCGTGCGACATTAGAATCATTATGTTATCAAACACGTGACGTCATCGAAGCGATGGCACAAGACTCAGGCATCGAAGTGAATAGTTTACGTGTTGACGGTGGCGCAGTGAAAAATAATTTCTTAATGCAGTTCCAATCAGACTTATTAAACATTGAAGTTGAACGTCCAGAAATCAATGAAACAACAGCACTTGGCGCAGCATACTTAGCAGGTATTGCGACAGGTTTCTGGAAAGATAAATCTGAAATTCAAAGACATTGGAAATTAGAAAAATCTTTCGAACCAGAAATGGATCAAAAAGAAAGCAATCGTTTATACAAAGGATGGAAAAAAGCAGTAGAAGCAACGCAAGTTTTTAAATTAGACGAATAA
- a CDS encoding MIP/aquaporin family protein, with protein MNVYLAEFFGTALLLLMGGGVVANVNLKKTNANGADWIVIAIGWGLGVTLGVYAVGQISGAHLNPAVTLALAMNGDFAWAQVPGYIIAQLIGGVFGGMLTWLMYLPHWRATEDQATKLGVFATGPALKNYTANFISEIIGTAVLTSGLLYIGANKFTDGLNPLIVGALIVAIGLSLGGTTGYAINPARDLGPRIAHAILPITGKGGSGWGYAIVPILGPMVGGMLGAVLYRLAFKGIFDVWTIVTLIAIVLTLSLGVAMNKKAPKDEIAKI; from the coding sequence ATGAACGTCTATTTAGCCGAATTTTTCGGAACAGCATTGCTCTTACTCATGGGTGGCGGTGTTGTTGCAAACGTGAATTTGAAAAAAACAAATGCGAATGGCGCTGATTGGATTGTTATCGCTATTGGTTGGGGTCTCGGTGTAACGTTAGGTGTTTACGCTGTTGGGCAAATTTCTGGCGCACACTTAAACCCTGCTGTAACATTAGCGTTAGCCATGAACGGTGACTTTGCTTGGGCACAAGTACCAGGCTATATCATTGCGCAATTAATCGGGGGTGTGTTCGGGGGCATGCTCACTTGGTTAATGTACTTACCACACTGGCGTGCAACTGAAGATCAAGCGACAAAATTAGGTGTTTTCGCAACTGGTCCAGCTTTAAAAAACTATACAGCGAACTTTATTTCTGAGATTATCGGAACAGCTGTACTAACTTCTGGCTTATTATACATTGGTGCCAATAAATTTACTGATGGTTTAAATCCATTAATTGTAGGTGCGCTGATCGTTGCGATTGGTTTAAGTTTAGGTGGTACAACTGGTTATGCCATTAACCCTGCACGTGACCTAGGTCCTCGTATTGCACATGCTATCTTGCCAATCACTGGTAAAGGTGGTAGCGGTTGGGGTTATGCGATTGTACCTATTCTTGGCCCAATGGTGGGTGGTATGTTAGGTGCCGTCCTTTATCGCCTTGCATTTAAAGGTATTTTTGATGTATGGACAATCGTGACTTTGATTGCTATAGTTTTAACATTATCATTAGGTGTCGCTATGAATAAAAAAGCACCTAAAGATGAAATTGCTAAAATTTAA
- a CDS encoding S66 family peptidase, with amino-acid sequence MIKPQKLKKGDTIAIVSPSSGLAGEPQIRWRTEQGIENIQALGYRVKVMDNSLNGIAWNFEHPKERAEILTAAFADPEVQAILCTIGGYESVRIIPFLDNEVIRQHPKIFIGYSDITPLHLHMYKLGITSFYGPALLTDFAENVELDAYTVEHLFSAIGDAQPIGAISTSDEVRVFGLRWDEEKRHIAREKIPNGDYMHISGHGTVKGQLIGGCFESLDKLRGTPYFPDLEQFKGKILFLETSEVQVDPMSFDETLRAFGLMRIFDVVAGIVLGRPQNGVHQEAYHDKLRLIMKEFHQEALPVIGNASFGHNEPKCTLPYGVQATLSADTLMLSIDEAAVVD; translated from the coding sequence ATGATTAAACCACAGAAATTAAAAAAAGGGGATACGATTGCGATTGTTTCACCTTCGTCAGGATTGGCCGGTGAACCTCAAATTCGTTGGCGGACGGAACAAGGGATTGAGAACATTCAAGCACTCGGTTATCGTGTCAAAGTGATGGACAATAGCTTAAATGGAATCGCGTGGAATTTTGAGCATCCGAAAGAACGGGCCGAAATTCTTACAGCGGCATTTGCTGATCCTGAAGTACAAGCGATCTTATGTACAATTGGTGGTTATGAGTCTGTGCGCATTATTCCATTTTTAGATAATGAAGTCATACGTCAACATCCTAAAATTTTCATCGGTTATTCTGACATTACGCCACTTCATTTACACATGTACAAGCTGGGTATCACCTCTTTTTACGGACCAGCATTACTCACTGATTTTGCGGAAAATGTTGAATTGGATGCATATACAGTGGAGCATTTATTTTCAGCGATAGGCGATGCACAACCCATTGGCGCCATTTCAACTTCTGATGAGGTGCGTGTGTTCGGATTACGTTGGGATGAAGAGAAGCGCCATATTGCACGTGAAAAGATTCCTAATGGTGATTATATGCACATTAGCGGTCACGGTACAGTGAAAGGTCAGCTCATCGGTGGGTGTTTCGAGTCATTAGATAAACTGAGGGGTACCCCATATTTTCCGGACCTCGAACAGTTCAAAGGGAAGATTCTATTTTTAGAAACGTCGGAAGTGCAAGTGGATCCTATGAGTTTTGATGAAACATTACGTGCATTCGGTCTAATGCGTATTTTTGATGTTGTAGCGGGAATCGTGTTGGGACGTCCTCAAAATGGTGTCCATCAAGAAGCATATCATGACAAATTGCGCCTCATTATGAAGGAGTTTCATCAAGAAGCACTACCCGTTATAGGCAATGCAAGTTTTGGACATAACGAGCCGAAATGTACATTACCCTATGGCGTTCAAGCCACATTATCAGCAGATACGTTGATGTTAAGTATTGACGAAGCTGCGGTAGTGGATTAA
- a CDS encoding glycerol-3-phosphate responsive antiterminator: MKPHILPAIRSTKDLEKLLKTDYETCVLLDTHIGHLNGIMKLISQYQVKPFMHIDLIKGMSHDEYACEYIIQTYRPRGIVSTKTKVIKKAKALGVVTIFRVFIIDSHALERSIELIQRIEPDYVEVLPGIADKVIQEIHQKTGTAVIAGGLINTSEEVERAINSGAAYITTSDKSLW, translated from the coding sequence ATGAAGCCACATATTTTACCAGCGATACGATCGACGAAAGATTTAGAAAAGTTATTGAAAACAGATTATGAAACGTGTGTCCTACTAGATACGCATATCGGTCATTTGAATGGCATTATGAAATTAATTAGCCAATATCAGGTAAAACCGTTTATGCATATCGATTTAATCAAAGGGATGAGTCATGACGAGTATGCTTGTGAATATATTATCCAAACTTATCGTCCACGTGGTATCGTGTCGACAAAAACAAAAGTGATTAAAAAGGCAAAAGCATTAGGTGTTGTAACAATTTTTCGTGTGTTTATTATCGATAGTCATGCATTAGAGCGCAGTATCGAACTCATTCAACGGATAGAACCGGATTATGTTGAAGTGTTGCCGGGCATTGCAGATAAAGTGATTCAAGAGATTCATCAAAAAACAGGCACAGCGGTTATTGCAGGTGGCTTAATTAACACATCAGAAGAAGTTGAACGTGCTATCAATAGTGGTGCTGCTTACATTACGACAAGCGATAAATCATTATGGTAA
- the mutL gene encoding DNA mismatch repair endonuclease MutL gives MGIIRTLHTSLANKIAAGEVVERPSSVVKELLENSIDAGATEVNIEVLESGVASIRVVDNGSGILQDDLGLVFHRHATSKLVEDDDLFHIRTLGFRGEALASIASVAKVTLQTSTDGVEGYEVYAEEGEIISEKPAKARKGTDIRVDALFYNTPARLKYIKSLYTELGKITDIVNRMAMSHPNIRIALSNDGKRILQTNGSGRTNEVMAEIYGMKVARDLIRIEGDTSDYHLTGYVAKPEHSRSNRHYISLFINGRYIKNFLLNKAVQEGYHTLMMIGRYPIVYLNIEMDPILVDVNVHPTKLEVRLSKEEQLFDLIVEKIREAFKDQLLIPKNDLKSKYEPKKVLEQFEQQKMAFDQQQASQTETSSSNKEMTIDEEPAPYTHTTETPETAETPATSELNDDYAERQRALLNDLLDVPSTPNQGETTDDISEEATVSEVQQNDPQPSDKPKRRVPYMEIVGQVHGTYIIAQNDEGMFLIDQHAAQERIKYEYYRDKIGEVNNENQSLLIPLTFNFSKDEQLIIEQHLDQLREAGIFLEPFGGHDYIVDSYPVWFPQENVEEMINDMIEYVIRHKKVDIAKFREEAAIMMSCKRSIKANHYLKLNEMADLINQLGEMEDPFTCPHGRPVIINFSNYELERLFKRIQ, from the coding sequence ATGGGTATCATTAGAACGTTACACACCTCATTAGCGAATAAAATTGCAGCCGGTGAAGTGGTCGAACGGCCAAGTTCTGTCGTGAAAGAGTTGTTAGAAAATAGTATTGATGCAGGCGCGACTGAAGTTAATATTGAAGTGTTGGAATCAGGGGTTGCCTCCATTCGTGTAGTCGATAATGGCTCGGGTATTTTACAAGATGATTTAGGGCTTGTATTTCATCGACATGCGACGAGTAAATTAGTTGAAGATGATGACCTGTTCCATATTCGTACGTTAGGTTTCCGTGGTGAGGCACTGGCGAGTATTGCTTCTGTCGCAAAAGTGACGCTACAAACATCGACGGACGGTGTGGAAGGTTATGAAGTTTATGCTGAAGAAGGGGAAATCATTTCAGAAAAACCTGCCAAAGCGCGAAAAGGCACAGACATTCGTGTAGATGCACTATTTTATAATACGCCAGCACGATTGAAATATATTAAAAGTTTATACACAGAACTGGGCAAAATTACAGATATTGTCAACCGTATGGCAATGAGTCATCCGAATATTCGCATAGCCTTATCGAATGATGGAAAGAGGATTTTACAGACGAATGGTTCAGGACGTACGAATGAAGTGATGGCTGAAATCTACGGTATGAAAGTCGCGCGTGATTTAATCCGCATTGAAGGGGATACAAGTGACTATCATTTAACAGGTTATGTCGCGAAACCGGAACATTCTAGAAGCAACCGTCACTACATTTCATTGTTTATAAATGGTCGTTATATTAAAAATTTTTTATTAAACAAAGCTGTACAAGAAGGCTATCATACGCTCATGATGATAGGACGTTATCCGATTGTCTATTTAAATATTGAAATGGATCCGATTTTAGTTGATGTGAATGTGCATCCGACAAAATTAGAAGTACGATTGTCGAAAGAAGAGCAGTTGTTTGATTTAATTGTAGAGAAAATTCGTGAAGCGTTTAAAGACCAATTGCTTATTCCGAAAAATGATTTGAAATCAAAATATGAGCCGAAAAAAGTTCTAGAACAATTTGAACAACAAAAAATGGCATTTGATCAACAACAAGCATCACAAACAGAGACATCATCTTCAAACAAAGAAATGACGATTGACGAAGAACCAGCACCATACACACATACAACAGAAACGCCAGAAACGGCTGAAACACCAGCAACATCAGAACTAAACGATGATTACGCTGAACGTCAACGTGCATTGTTAAATGATTTGTTGGATGTGCCATCGACTCCAAATCAAGGAGAGACGACTGACGATATTTCAGAGGAAGCAACCGTTTCTGAAGTTCAACAAAACGATCCACAGCCATCCGACAAACCAAAGCGACGTGTGCCATACATGGAAATTGTAGGTCAAGTCCACGGTACGTATATTATTGCTCAAAATGATGAAGGCATGTTTTTGATTGACCAACATGCAGCACAAGAGCGGATTAAATATGAGTATTATCGGGACAAAATTGGTGAAGTGAACAATGAAAATCAAAGTTTACTCATTCCATTAACTTTTAACTTTTCAAAAGATGAGCAACTGATTATTGAACAACATCTTGACCAGTTACGAGAAGCAGGCATCTTTTTAGAACCATTCGGCGGTCATGATTACATTGTTGACAGTTATCCTGTATGGTTCCCGCAAGAAAACGTAGAAGAAATGATTAATGACATGATTGAGTATGTGATTCGTCATAAAAAGGTAGATATTGCGAAATTTAGAGAAGAAGCAGCGATTATGATGAGCTGTAAAAGATCAATTAAAGCCAATCATTATCTTAAACTGAATGAAATGGCTGACTTAATCAATCAATTAGGCGAAATGGAAGATCCGTTCACTTGTCCGCATGGCAGACCGGTCATTATTAATTTTTCGAATTACGAGTTAGAACGGTTATTTAAAAGGATTCAATAA